A stretch of DNA from Mus musculus strain C57BL/6J chromosome 6, GRCm38.p6 C57BL/6J:
TTTAGGGTTTGTCAGAATCCAGTTTGGTCCCACAGCCACCGGCAGGGGGTTTCCtcttggttttatcaggagcctaattgtgaaaatgagtccGAGGTTGTTTCTGCCAATAATATAAAGCAGGAGGCCCGGCGATTTCTCAgcttcccagcccttttcctgctttcctaggttGGTGAACCTAAGTAGAACGTCAGAGTTGCTCCCCTGTCCCGcaactgtgataagatcttcctttgataccTTCCATTCCCCATTTCCTGCAACTGATGCTCCACAACCTCAAGAGGCACAATAGAATTGTTCTAGTCCCCCACATGCCACaatcccacaccccccccccccgacataTATAAAAAGTCTCCCATCTACACTTAGGGTATGGATGCTTGGGTGTCAGGCCACAAGTTATCAGCCAGCACAGATCAAAGGTTAAATCTGGAAACCACGGGGTCCAAGTGGCTTTTTtgtattagccagttgggcccagtaacctgTTTCAGAATTCTCAGTTGTCCAAGTCATAAGGCTGGTGCGGGTATTTGATCTCTGAATGGGGAACAACAGTGCATGCAGCCAGTAAAAAGTACATTTAGGACCAAGTTAATTTTAACTTAAAGGAACCAGTGGCATTTTGGATCCTCCATTCCGGCGGTGGTGGCTGTGAAGTCTGATGGTCTTCTTCTGGAAGAAACGGATCAAGAGGTCTCACATGAGTGCTGCTATCCTGTCCACCTTTACAGCTGCTGGAGTTGTGAGCAGGATGGCGTAGGGTCCCTTTCACCGAGGCTCCAGCGCTTTCTGGCAAAACCTCACGTAGACCCAGTCTCCAGGTTGAAACTTGTACAGCTCTGGAACTGGGCCTACTTCATAGAGGGCAGGCAGTTTAGGCGAAACCTGCTCGTGAACCCATTGTGTTGCTCTGACCTTAGTTATGAATTCATCACCTTCTAATTCTGCAATGGCTGATGACTGAAGGTTTGGGACAATAAGGGACTGGACGCCATACATGATTTCAAAAGGAGTTAGTCATAACCGGTAAGGAGCGTTCCTTACTCTATACAGGGCAAAGGGAAGGAGTGTCACCCAgtctatggcagtctctagggataatttagtcaaggtctcctGAAGTGTCggattcattctttctacctgtcctgaacttaGGGACCTGTacgcacaatgtaatttccaatctgCCCCAATATATCTTGCTACATTCTGGCTTACTTTGGACACAAACACTGGTCCATTGTCTGATCTATCATATGTGGGAATCCATACCTGGGTAGGATGTCTTCCAGCAACTTCTTAGCCACTACCTTTGCAGTCTCAGTCTTCGTTGGAAAGGCTTCTGTTCACCCGGAGAAAGTATCCACGAACACTAATAAGTACCTCTGGCCGTACTTTCCTGGTTTGATTTCTGTAAAATCAACTTCCCAgtaggcctccagtctcttatcTCACAGACATGAGCTAGGTTGTTTCGCAGTGTTGTGGGTATTGATCAATTGGCAAGCTTTGCAACTTGATACTACATCTTCGATAGTACGCTGCATGTTTCTGGAAGTCACTTTAGATTGTCTCACTGCATCTGCCGTCCTGTATACAACACTGAAGTGTCTCTAATATCAGTAATTCAGGGGTTACAACACATACATGCAATCAAATCTggagagaagacaggaagatgaaAAAGATAACTGGCCAAGACTTCACATATCAagaagcccccccaccccccaaattccAGGAAGGATCAGCACAAAGAGATTATCAAAACCCAGAGAGGGGAGTGACAACAGGAGATAGTCTATAAAAGCATGTCTTTTTTTCTCCAGTAAAGGTGGGCTTTCATCTtttccatgaagtcattgtttcctTTGGGATCAGACAGGAGGCCACCTGTGCTTCATTCAGAGAGTGTCTATGCCTGGTTTGTCCAGCACAGGAAAACTTTGGCTGCAGCCTGGCCATCGCTGGATGCTTCCAGCCAGGTTTAGACCGAGAACCTGTAGAACTAGAAAATGTGTGACTTTTGGCCGGAAAAGGAGTGCAAGTAATCTTGCTGCCAAGCAGAGTGTGGTCGCTAAAGAGTCTGGCACTAGAAGAGGAAGGATACTTTGAGGGCATCCTGGGATTACACAGGACCACAGTCACAGCAGGCTTAGAAGACATAGAAGTCGGTTTCAATGACTTAGATGTGAAAAGAGAAGCCAGGGTCTCCCTGCATGAGGGATAGCTCCTGGGAATAACAAACATGTAAAATACAAGAGATATGGAGTCACCAACACTTccacttagctttttttttttttttttttttttttttttttttttttaatggtctgAGAAGCAGCAGGggtcagggttggagtcatttcaAGGAGTCCCTGAGATTGTAAATGAATCTGCCAGGGTAAAGCTGAGCCTTCCAGGGAGACCCTGGGAACAGAAGCAGCAAGGACATGGAATTACTAGGAAAGCTGTAGGCAGTCAGTTCTCTGAACCCAGCAAGGCCATTTGGCCTCTTTATGATTTGCCTGTTTCTCTCTCAGGATGGGACTGTTgattctgtcctggaacttttcgGAGGTAGAGTCTAGTCAAGTAGGTCTGGTATTGTAGTTTGACCATCTTGCAGGAGTATGTTTCATGCTCCCACTGTGATAAACTATGCTGCCCAAAGTACAGGCCCAGAGTAATGAGTCAGCGACCTGGGCTCAAGATCTCTACACCAGTGAGACAAATAGTAAACACATTGTTTAAGAGTTGATTTATCTCTGAAATTTTGTTACAGAAAGGAAAGGGCTGACTCCATAGGTCCCTTAGTTACTTCGTAGCCACCCTAGGCATCTGATTAATTAATGCAATGttaactttcatttctttttcttttttgtttctggtttctctgtgtagacctgtctgtcctggaactcgctctataAACCAGACTGGCTTTAAGAGATTCCCCGGCCTCTGCTTGCCAATGTGTCTACCACCACCAGTGGGCCACTTGTAATGCCAGAATGTTCAAACTCAAGTAAATATTATTTATCATGACTTCAAAGTAAGAGATCATTGGTTCTGGTCATTCAACTGTCAAAGGGAAACTGTACAATGATTGCTTTAAGTGAAAAGATAAAGTGTGACGTACGGATGTGTAGGAAACTGTAAGCTCTATGTGCAGTTTCAGACATCTGTTGTGGACCTTGGAAACATATCTCTCATAGATAAATAGACTACTATACTAGAAAATGGTGTTTGGGGAGTTATTTAGGCTCAACGAAGGCATGAGAGCTATGGCCTCATGATTCTTACCATTAGAGATCCAGCCCCATCACCTCACTCCCAATATGGGCTAATTTCTTTATCGTTTAAGGAAATTGAGGGTAAATCTCTTATTTGCCaacaaatccccccccccccccggacagAAACCAGGTAGATTGCTTTTCTTGAACAAACTGTTTTCCTTTGCAGGACACTAAGCATAACCCTTCAACAGGTTTACTAGTTTCAGGCCTCTGAGGATgttccaaacaaaaaacaagtaaacaaataacaacaacaaaaaacactgccgtactggctggtttgtgtgtcaacttgacacaggctggagttatcacagagaaaggagcttcagttaaggaaatgcctccatgagatccagctgtgggacattttctcaattagtgatcaagggggaaaggccccttgtgggtggcaccatctctgggctggtagtcttggttctataagagagcaggctgagcaagccaggggaagcaaggcagtaaagaacatccctccatggcctctgcatcagctcctgcttcctgacctgcttgagttccagccttgacctcctttggtgatgaacagcacaatggaagtgtaagctgaataaactcttttttccctaacttgcctcttggtcatgatgtttgtgcaggaatagaaaccctgactacgaCAACTGCCTAGAGTTTTCAGAGAGATTGAGAAATCTGTTTGTCTATCATctttccccaccctgctcctcctcctagTGCTCAGTTCTTTTATGCAATAGGCACCTTTTCAAATAATGTGCCTCTGCCCTGTTCAGAATCACCCCAGAAGCTTCAGATTCTTCTCTACGATGAACCTCAGCGCTGCACACCACCAAATATCCCTAAGTGATGGGAACAACATTCCACTCATTGGGCTTGGAACCTACTCAGATCCTAGACCGGTATGtatatattcgtgtgtgtgtgtgtgtgtgtgtgtgtgtgtgtgtgtttggtggtggtggtgtatgttGCCTAAACCGATTTTAAATCAGAAGTCAAATTCTATCTGGCCACATTTTTATGTGACCATCCACAGAGTACAGGCTTCAAAGAGTAAAAATAAAGTCACAACATTTTAAGTCTGTGAGTTTGTGGAGAGATGCATTCATAGTCACCTTTGTCCAGATGTGGTCTGTTGGCTACAGGCTAGACTCATCTGTAAGCATGAGTCTATAGAAGCTTCCAGTATGAAGAGAGTGTCTTGCTATGTAGGCATCCTTACCTGTGGAAGCAGAGAAGGTGGAGTTTGGTTCTAGAACTATGCCTAATATCTGAAAACAGTGAAAGGAGAGgaaccaccatcaccacacagAAGAGTTTCTGCATGGTTGTTTCCCTGAGTTGCTTTGATCCTGTGGTAATGCTGACTCTCAAGGTGGTGAACATCGTGAAGCAACAAGGGTGTCTTTGTGTTGACTGGGAAGCAAACTCCAGTTGAGGGTGTCAGAGGAGCGGCACTGGGGTCTTTATGCTGCCCATGTGTGATCATGCATACTTCCACTCCTCATCAACTACAAATCCCTCATTCCTTACCTTACGCTCCAAGCCTTTATAGGTTAGCCTTTATAGGTTAGCTGACTTGTCTATCCAGCCCATTAGCCACTCTCCGTACATGCAGATCATGACCTAAGGCTGGGGAGAGGCACAGTGGGTGAAGTGTTTGCTTTACAAAGGTGAGGATCTGAATTCACATACcgcttccccaccccccatcccccacccccactcccccggcactcacataaaaagccaggcatggtggcttgtGCCTCTGACTCTAGCTCTATGTAGGGAATGACAGGCAGATTCCATTtcctcattggccagccagtctagtcaaGACCTAGAACTCCAGATTCTCCTGTTCTTCCATAGAGTCCCCAAGCTTCACCTACTGTTTGACTGTggatgtctgcatctgtctgagctagctgctgggtggagcctctcagaagacagccgtgctagattcctgtctgcaagcataatagagcatcattaatagtggcagggattggtgcttgaccatgagatgggtctcaagttgggctggctattttttaaagatagggtcttACACTGATCCTAGAGCTCACTAGCTGCTACAGTGGCCGACCAATGAGCTCCAAGGATGCTTGTCTCTGCTCCTCAAGCCAGCACTGTGGATACAGACTCACCCCTTCATGtgtagcttttatgtgggtgctggggatccaagttCAGGCCTTCAAGTTACTATGGCATgcagtttaccaactgagccatctcgaaGCCCCCTATAGTAAACTTTGAAGGGTCAAATCAAAGGATACCTCTTCCCACTCACAACATCCTAATTCCCACATGTTCACACATGGTCTCCTGTCCTACTGACACTCCATAATCTTTCTCACTAGCCTGAGAAGTTTATTAGAAAAGACCGTTGCTTGTTCAACTCTAGAGTCTCATGACAATGCCTTGTATGTAATGCTTGTTCAAATAGTGCTTATTAAACTAATGGAAAAGTTTGTGAGAGGGATGTGTACATTAGACAATATGgagatataaataaatttaaaaaaataatagctaAAAGTGTTCTAAACACCTAACTATGTGCCTGGAACTCTGTGCATGTTTTGTAGCACATGCATTTTCTAACATAATCCTCACATTGCAAAGCCAATACCAGTTAAGCCCACTGACAGATGGGGAAAGAGAGATGAGCATAGAGAGACTGAACCCATCACTCCAGGTTAGACTGCCAAGGCCCAGGGTTGAAATGTGAGCCAATATCATTCATGTCCAGACCTTGGTCTCTGCACATTGCTTTGGCAATGCCGGTTAAATCACATTTCTGAAGCTCCAGTGTCAAGGACAACCTGGAGTGCACAGATGGAGCATTGAATGAGGCAGTTCATCAGAGTCTCTCACCTCGACGATCTTCCAATCATCAAAGCATGGCATTGGAAACCATTCTGTGAGCTATAAATCAATGTATCATGAGATATCCTTTTAAAACCCATTTCTCTCCTCCCCATATTTATCCCCCTTATCTCATAAGGTCCCTGGGAAGACCTATGTGGCAGTGAAGACAGCTATTGATGAGGGGTACCGGCACATTGATGGCGCCTATGTTTACCACAATGAGCATGAAGTCGGTGAGGCCATCAGAGAAAAGATAGCAGAAGGGAAGGTAAAGAGGGAAGAGATCTTCTACTGTGGAAAGGTGAGTCATGTCTTACTATGTAGATACAGTGAATTGGGGCGTAGTGTGAGAGCAGAGCTTAGTAAGATAGTCCTCACCAGGCATGCCCAAGGCCCTAGAAATGATCTTAATCAAACACTAGCAAACAataaagggaggaagagggggaagaaagggaggaggtggTGGGCAAATTATCATTTGTAATCCCTTAATTTGCTGAAAACAATATacctgtgtatacatgcatgtcacTTAAACATAATACAGCACACGCATCGAAATATAGCAAGTAAACAGAAGGCCATGTGTAACTGAATTCATGGAAGGGCTGGTGGATTTGGCCTATGAAGGTCTGCCTTCACTGCAGTTTTACCAACACCCAAGGGCAGTATGAGGTGGAGGATGAGTGCACAGACTTGTGGTAGGTTTTCATGGTGGTTTAGATAAGAATGACCCCATTGGCTCATATCCTTGTATGCTTAGTACCCAGTTTACACACTGTTTATAAGgattgtggggtgggggggcttgtTTGAGGAGGGGTGTGCTTGTTgaaagaggtgtgtcactaggggtaaGCTTTAAGGTTTCAGTACTCTCTGTGGATCAGTAAGTaaatctctcagctactgcttcaggcCCATGTCGGTGTGCttgccaccatgatgataatgggctaagcctctgaaactgtaagcaagaccccaatcaaatgcttttttaaaataagagttgctttagtcttggtgtctcttcacaacaatggaataGTGACTAAGGCAATTACCTGTGTGAGAACATATTTCCCATAGAATAATAAAAGAGAATACTTACAAAAATAGCTATATGGTCCAGCTGTGAGATACTTAGCATTTATGAACCTTCTTTTCCCTGTGTAAGTTGTAAATGATAAAGCCAAGCATTTCCTAAACTTGTGGGCTAGTATTTACAAAGCACTTGAACTGTACCTAGCACAAAACTAATATTGTATGTCCTTGCTGAACAAGGGAACATTAAAGAGGGCCTGTAATccaagctactcaggaggctgaggcagaggaatcACAGATCAATGCCTGTTTGGGAGAGATGGAGTTAAGACAGCCTAAGTAACTTAACAAGActttatctttaattttagaAAGGAATTAggctgtagctcaatggtagagagTTTACCTGGCATGattaggccctgggttcaatccccagcacctcagaaagaaaagaaaaaggaaactaagATGGAAAACATACTTTCACTTGGATGGAATGGCAATGATAATGGAAGCCCGTGGTGATAATGGAAGCatattttttctcctctctcctttacATTTTTTCTATCCAATCCCCATtaccagggccttgtgcatgtaaGGTAAGCACTAATGCACTAAGCTACATTCCAATCTTTGAAATGATATgtatagatgtgtatgtgtgcatggccATGTATAtgcaggtaggtgtgtgtgtgtgtgtgtgtgtgtgtgagagagagagagagagagagagagagactgtgtggtgTGTGACTGCATGGGTCAACCTCTGCTGTCATTCCTTTGTAGCAGCAATCCaccttgtgtttttgagacagggtctctcactgagattTGGGGGTCACTGATCAGCTTAGGCTAGCCAGCAAGACCAGGGATTACCTGTCTCTTCCCCTCTAGCACTGTAACTGTGCATATGCTACCAAGCCTGGCTCTTTTCCATGGGGCCaggagattaaactcaggtcctcatacttgtatGTCAATCCCTTTACTGCCAGCCTCTTCCTCCAATGCTCCCTCCATCAATTAATCCTTCCTTAAACTATAGTTTGAGACAGATTCTTGACATGTTACCTAATCTGGCCTAGGACTCTGAAGtccaggcagaccttgaactttCCACCCTTCTGCCACAGCCTACCAAGCAGctaatattaattactgtgttgtAAAGGTGTCTTTTAGTCTTTTGTTTAAATGTCAAGTCTCCGAGGCTTCTTgtctcagtctgctaacctaggcctggtCCTGAAACTTTCTAGTCTCTGTTCAACCTTATCTAGGCCTAAAATGTttttagcctctgagacttactgctgaagaAGCTCACCCTTGCTAGTTATTTCTGGGCTctgctggctgattcaactcagctgcttAGGCTCAAATTTTTCTCCAAGCTGGCTGATTTAATatggcttctctcagtttctgaattgctctgcttggcctcatactaactttggcaatttgTTGtaatctggctccttctcattctctgggtcTACCTGTTTCACCtggtctagcttgttctctctctgcagcctgtctcagtaaaactgtcctggtaaaaaATACCTTGTCCTGTAtgcactgctctctctctctctctctctctctctctctctctctctctctctctctccctccctccctccctctctcactctctctgtctcttttgttttttttttttgttttttttgttttttccgacacagggtttctctgtgtagccctggctatcctg
This window harbors:
- the Akr1d1 gene encoding aldo-keto reductase family 1 member D1 isoform X7; this translates as MCLCPVQNHPRSFRFFSTMNLSAAHHQISLSDGNNIPLIGLGTYSDPRPVPGKTYVAVKTAIDEGYRHIDGAYVYHNEHEVGEAIREKIAEGKVKREEIFYCGKLWNTEHVPSMVLPALERTLKALKLDYIDLYIIELPMAFKETTKHRDQICDAKTKAESEDGIYLWNSSTVLLALFPSIDTLFT
- the Akr1d1 gene encoding aldo-keto reductase family 1 member D1 isoform X6 — its product is MCLCPVQNHPRSFRFFSTMNLSAAHHQISLSDGNNIPLIGLGTYSDPRPVPGKTYVAVKTAIDEGYRHIDGAYVYHNEHEVGEAIREKIAEGKVKREEIFYCGKLWNTEHVPSMVLPALERTLKALKLDYIDLYIIELPMAFKGPSQLAPNVGHTTLREAFCTIIEIFVKIQRSKLLRSTALHMGRIQREST